The Bacillus thuringiensis region TTTAATTCTTTTGGATTATTTAGATTTTTAATTAGCCATCAAAATCCTGAAATTATCTCCATTGGTATTCTTCTTTTGATGATTCCGTTTTATTTTTTATTTGAAATCATAAAATTGATTATAGAAGAAAGAAGGCATTTATATGATAAGAAGATTATATAAAAACAAACAATTCTTAATAGGATTTTTAATTCTATTCAGCATTATTATCGCTAGCTATGTTTTTGAATATTTTATTGAATTTACTTCTAAAGATTTTAATATTCAATCTAAACCAACCTCCCCTTCTTTAACACATCCATTAGGTACTGGGGAATATGGAGTTGATGTTTTACAGCAAGTTCTTATTTTTGCAAAAACACCAATTTTTTTTGCTTTAATCATCTGTATTTTTCGACTTACTTTTTCACTTTTATTTGGAGTATTACATGCATATTTTTATACTTGGACAAAATATATTAATTGGGTGTTTGACGTTTTCCAGTTTATACCTACTGTATTGTTAGCAATTTTACTAATTCGTCCTACAATTTCAGGTATGAATAATATCCATGAAACTAAATGGATATGTTATACAATTGTAGTTCTTACTCTTATTGGCATACCAAATTTAACACAACTCATTAGCAATGAAGTTAGATTACTTCTACAACGTGAATACGTTTTAACATCCAAACTACTTGGTGGACATATTTATCACATATATAAAGTTCATATTAAACCCTATTTACTTCCTAAATTATTTATTTGGTTCCAACAACAAATATTGCAAATAATGATATTAATGATGCATTTAGCATTATTCGAAACAATTTCCTTAGATGTTGGAGGCAGCCTTTTATTAATAAATGACACAAGTCAAAAGCTAATAAATTATCCTTGGCTAGCGATGGGACCTGTTATTTTCTTTACCATTGTTATTTTATCTATTAATGCTTTACTATCAGGTTTACAAAGCACTCTAAAAGGTAATACCGCATTACACGAATCTTCTCTTTTACTAAATAAAATAGAGCAAGTAAAACATGAGAAATGGAAGATTCATTTACAACAATTTAAACAATGGCTTTCAATAAAATTATAATTAGTACAATAATATTTAATTTCCACTTAAAACATGAGATATACCAAGATTAACGCCTTAATTAAAAACAAAAGATAAAGAAAAATAGGATTAGAGGTTATTGTTGATACTGCATAGGCGAATACAAATGGAATTAATTTTAGACTAGGCAAATGCTTGTATATGAATACATCAAGTTTTCAAAAGGAAGATCAAAGAAATAATGTACAGGATTTTAATCTTATAAAACCTTTTCAAATTACGAGTCGGTGATGACCCCAGAGCTGGATTGAAGCTGCGGACGGGATGGAATTCGAATCGAAGAGCTGCACGAGCACCCTGTGGTCATTTACCGCCGATTGGAACAGTTGATCCGTGAGACTTGTCAGAAAGTCGGCTTCGATCCAAACCTATACTGTAAAAATGATGATGCAAGAACTAAACTTCTAGAGGCCCATGCCGGCCTCATCACCTGAATTATCCGAAAATTATTATTTGAGCTGACGAACCACTGTAATCTGATCTATTTTGATACGCTGTTTCTGGTAACATGCCTTCATCAGGCATGTTACAGCGCAGAACGACTACTTCTCCTTTACGGACATTATTTATAGAAAGTTCGGGAGGCAGCTCCATTTGCACATGACTCGGTAGATATTTTGGATTATCAAGCATACTCTCTTTTCCTTCATATGTATCGTTTTGAACTTCTTCTTTTCGATCCTGTGGCATACTAGTTCCCCTTAATTAACGGTTTAACAAATATATTATTTACAAAAAAATATTTGTTAAACCAAGGGGGTAATTCTATTAGAAGAGGCTGCCACCATTCAAATTAAAGAAATATAGTTTTTGAATATAAAATAGAAATTGATTTATATTATAATGAAAATATTGAATATTTTTAATAGAATTATTAAATTCTACATTTACAGAAACTTAAGGGGTATGATTATGGAATTTATTACATTTAAAGTAATTTGTATCTTTTTATTTTTAATGCTTATGACTTCTATAGAAGTTTTAGGATATGGAGTTCGACTTGTTGGGGCTAAATTAGCTTTAGTTGCATCGGCTTTTGCTATATATAATATCATGTCTTTAATTGCCCGATTTTCTAATATGTTTCAACAACCATTTACTGCTTCTTTGGTAGATAGTGCAGCAAAAAATGGTGGATTAGAATTATTAATTAAACAATTTAGATTTTTATTATTGGGTTCTACTATGGGGGTAATACTTGGAGGATTATTAGTACCATTTTTTATGAAAGTTTTTTCTAAAGCGCTAGTACCTTTATCAAAAGATGGTTCGTTTATAAACATGTTCAAATTAATAAATAGAACTAATTTGAAAAGAATGAAAAGCTATTTTGTTTTAATCAATAAAAATAATCTTGAAGGGGTAAATTTTAAAAATGTATCAGTTAAATTATTTGTTATTAATACAATTGTTTCTGCCGTATTTACAGTAGGTGTTATGTCCGCATTGTATGCAACCCTACTAATTCCGGATTATGATAGAGCAGCGATGTCTTCATCCAATATTATTACTGGAATAGCTACGATTCTATTAACACTGCTTATTGATCCTAAATTGTCTTTTTTAACTGATAAAGTTGTACAAGACAATCATAATTATTGGGAATTAAAGAATTTTACATTTATGATATTAATTTCGAGATTTTTAGGTACATTAGTTGCTCAGATTATATTAGTTCCAGGTGCATATTATATAGCATGGTTTGCTAAATTTATTTCTTGAAAGTTTTATATGAGAACAAAATGGGTGACGATTTCACATTAGTCGTCGCCCATTAAAAAATAACAAAAAATCACTTACTTCATCAAAATAGAGTATTTTGAATTCATAAAAGCAAAAAAGATTACGAAATTCTATTTTTTATAGATATGGTGGGTCAATATACGGATCGTTGTCGTACTTCTTAGACGAATGAATGGGTTCATCAAAAAACAGTAATCCGATTTTAATTATATTAGAAATAATAGTAAATCTGTCACCTATTTTTACACATATCTCGGATATACCTCAGGATATTTCATTTCCATTCAGGAAATCTCCACTTTGGTGTCTTCATATTAAGAAGTACCCACTTTCATGTCTTTTTACAACTGTACAAAGACATGAAAGTAGGTACTATTTAAACAAGAAAATCCAAACTAAAATTTTATAGATTTAGAGAACTAAATACATGTACTCTTGTGTGAACGTATAGGTTAAATACTACGTTACTTTTTTTATAAAGAAAATACATCCCAAGATGCCTTTCTATTCTGTAACAAGTTTAAACACATAGTACATAAAAAATAGACAAGACAGATATGCTAGTCTGCCAGCAATCGATTCTCTCATAAATCTCATAAGTATGACTTTGACAAGCAACGCTAAGAATAACGGTATAAACAGTACCATAGCAAGTTTGATTGCTATGTCATTTATTGTTGAATTAAATGGTTTAAAATTAATTATAGTATTCACTTACCCTTCTATAATCCTTTTATTTATATAATTAGATTATATAAATAAAATCACTAAAAAGACACCATAAGGTTCCTTCCTCCAACTTAACCATCTTTATTTTATCTGGTTCTGGTGTAAATATAGAATACATTTCAAGGAAGAATCAGAATTTACTACCGGAATTGCTTTTTTTATCATATGTATAGCTTCTACTCCTATATGATATTATGCTAAAAAATAAAAAAGCACCTCTATGGATGCTTTAGCCTACATATTCTTAAATTTTACTAAAGATGCCATTGATAGCAGGTACTATACATGCGCATGCTACAATTGCAGAAATAAGTTTAACAAAAAAACATGCAATATAGTCAATTAGAAAAAAATCACTTTATTAACCCCAAAGTAATGAGGTGGCTTTTATGAAAAGTATGAATAAATGGGTACTAGCTATTAGCTACTTTTTTGTTCTAACACTCGTTCTCCATCTATCATTTAAGATGTTGATTTTAACCGCTATGGACCCTACTACTAGCTTTCCAACTTCACGATTTCTCATTGGACTGTTAACTTTAGTATGCGGAGGTTGTTTATTAGGTTTTGGAGCTAGAAAATATATTTTTTCCTCTTCAAATATTAAAAGTGAACAATGGAAAATTGCAGCAAATTTTATTTTTTTGACGACTCTATCTTTTTTTACTGCAATGCTTATTTTTTATTGGGTTTAACCTTGATTTTTTTACAATATATATCTACCCCTGAATAAAACTCAATATTCCGTAAATACTAAAGTCACATGGTTATCTTTCCTCTGTTTTTCTTGGGTGAGCAGTTAGCTTTTGCTAGCTGCTCTTTTATGAATCATCGTCACATTATGATGAGATGTTCATATATTATCTCGAAGCAAAAACCCTAATTTACTTTTCAATATCTCACTTTTCCTTTAAAGAGCACTTTATTTAGTGCTCTTTTTGGTAATCCCGTAAAGTTCTATTGTTCCATTAAGAGGACCCGCACCCCTAATCGGGTCCTTTTTTAATGTTTTCTACTCAAATAGGGTTTTTGTTCAAATTCACTCTAAAAGTAAAATTGTCATTTTTTTATTCAACCGAGTTCATAACATATTCTTTTCCTCCGATAAAATAATGATTAGGTGTCCCCTGCGCATTTTAACTATTGGGAATAATACCTTTCACGTACTTACGTATTAGAAACTTCATTTCTGCTTCTTCTGCAATCGCAATTTTGTTCACTTTTTCGATACATTTATGAAACATTCA contains the following coding sequences:
- a CDS encoding lipid II flippase family protein — its product is MEFITFKVICIFLFLMLMTSIEVLGYGVRLVGAKLALVASAFAIYNIMSLIARFSNMFQQPFTASLVDSAAKNGGLELLIKQFRFLLLGSTMGVILGGLLVPFFMKVFSKALVPLSKDGSFINMFKLINRTNLKRMKSYFVLINKNNLEGVNFKNVSVKLFVINTIVSAVFTVGVMSALYATLLIPDYDRAAMSSSNIITGIATILLTLLIDPKLSFLTDKVVQDNHNYWELKNFTFMILISRFLGTLVAQIILVPGAYYIAWFAKFIS
- a CDS encoding ABC transporter permease, with amino-acid sequence MIRRLYKNKQFLIGFLILFSIIIASYVFEYFIEFTSKDFNIQSKPTSPSLTHPLGTGEYGVDVLQQVLIFAKTPIFFALIICIFRLTFSLLFGVLHAYFYTWTKYINWVFDVFQFIPTVLLAILLIRPTISGMNNIHETKWICYTIVVLTLIGIPNLTQLISNEVRLLLQREYVLTSKLLGGHIYHIYKVHIKPYLLPKLFIWFQQQILQIMILMMHLALFETISLDVGGSLLLINDTSQKLINYPWLAMGPVIFFTIVILSINALLSGLQSTLKGNTALHESSLLLNKIEQVKHEKWKIHLQQFKQWLSIKL